The following are encoded in a window of Telmatobacter sp. DSM 110680 genomic DNA:
- a CDS encoding phosphatidate cytidylyltransferase has protein sequence MKRVLTALVLAPLVLALVFLGPMWLITLVVAAVAMLAAWEFLALTEHRGAKPPKVLTLGTIGLLFMGNFQWPDETATLFGLLSIVLLVYCTFASPVERVLTDATVSVFALFYLGLTLIPLPMLREASNGPSLLAFLFLTVWAGDTVAMYAGRAFGKRKMAPNLSPNKTWAGAIGSVVGAVAVAGILLGLSSYLTQWNSVKLSFADAPMWYWLVLAVIVNVAAQVGDLAESALKRSAGVKDSGTLLPGHGGILDRIDALLLAAPVLWYAQVIRLRF, from the coding sequence ATGAAACGAGTTCTCACTGCACTGGTTTTGGCGCCACTTGTGCTGGCGCTGGTGTTTCTCGGCCCCATGTGGCTGATTACGCTGGTGGTTGCCGCGGTCGCAATGCTCGCCGCCTGGGAGTTTCTCGCGCTCACGGAGCATCGAGGAGCCAAGCCTCCTAAGGTGCTGACACTGGGAACCATCGGTCTGCTCTTCATGGGTAACTTCCAGTGGCCTGATGAAACCGCCACCCTGTTTGGATTGCTGTCGATTGTCTTGCTGGTCTATTGCACCTTTGCTTCGCCGGTTGAGCGAGTGCTAACCGATGCGACCGTGTCAGTATTTGCACTGTTCTATCTCGGACTTACCTTGATCCCCCTGCCGATGTTGCGGGAGGCATCGAATGGCCCATCTTTGCTGGCATTTCTGTTTCTAACGGTGTGGGCTGGCGATACGGTGGCGATGTACGCCGGGCGGGCGTTCGGAAAACGCAAGATGGCTCCGAACCTCAGTCCCAACAAGACCTGGGCCGGAGCGATTGGTTCAGTGGTAGGCGCGGTAGCGGTGGCGGGAATCCTTCTGGGCCTGAGCTCGTATCTGACGCAGTGGAATTCAGTAAAGCTGTCGTTTGCCGATGCGCCCATGTGGTATTGGCTGGTTCTGGCGGTGATCGTAAACGTGGCTGCGCAGGTGGGCGACCTTGCTGAATCTGCGCTGAAGCGATCAGCGGGTGTAAAGGATTCAGGGACGCTTCTTCCGGGGCATGGAGGCA
- a CDS encoding AAA family ATPase: MIQTLAVSGYRSLRNLVLPLGQLNLVTGANGTGKSSLYRALRLLGDAALNTVVASLAREGGLPSTLWAGPEKIARSVRMGEHKVEGTPRQKSVSLKLGFAGDPYSYCIDLGYPPPAQTAFPLDPAIKRECIWHGGIYRRASVLVDRNNRLVQVTPAKTAKHDEPTFLTKELSSTDSMLATIADPQRAPEMLAVRESIRGWRFYEGFRTDAASPVRVSQVGTFTPVLNNDGTDLPAALQTIRIFGDAEALDRTIEDAFPGSRIEIDVQNGRFEVQLRQHGLLRPLSAAELSDGTLRYLLWTAALLTPRPPELMVLNEPETSLHPDLLPALSRLIIHAAEVAQLIVVSHSPVLIKAFEAKCNRLHLEKSFGETVLAGATLFSTPKWEWPVR, from the coding sequence ATGATTCAGACGCTTGCAGTGTCGGGATATCGGTCTCTGCGCAATCTGGTGCTGCCGCTTGGGCAACTGAACCTGGTAACGGGAGCCAACGGAACCGGCAAGTCCAGCCTGTATCGCGCTCTTCGGCTGCTCGGCGATGCGGCGTTGAACACCGTCGTGGCTTCGTTGGCGCGCGAGGGTGGACTGCCGTCGACGTTGTGGGCCGGTCCTGAGAAGATTGCGCGAAGTGTCCGGATGGGCGAGCACAAGGTTGAAGGGACCCCGCGGCAGAAGTCCGTCAGCCTGAAACTGGGATTCGCAGGCGATCCCTACAGCTACTGCATCGATCTTGGATATCCTCCGCCGGCGCAGACGGCATTTCCGCTGGACCCAGCCATCAAACGCGAATGTATCTGGCATGGCGGTATTTATCGCAGGGCTTCTGTTCTTGTCGATCGTAACAATCGACTGGTACAGGTGACGCCCGCGAAGACCGCAAAGCATGATGAGCCCACCTTCCTGACCAAGGAACTGAGCTCAACCGACAGTATGCTGGCGACGATCGCCGACCCGCAGCGAGCTCCGGAGATGCTGGCGGTGCGGGAGTCAATTCGAGGGTGGCGGTTTTACGAAGGATTCCGCACGGATGCTGCTTCGCCAGTGCGCGTCTCTCAGGTAGGGACCTTTACGCCGGTCCTGAACAACGACGGCACGGATCTTCCGGCGGCGTTGCAGACGATTCGCATTTTTGGCGACGCAGAGGCGCTGGATCGCACCATTGAGGACGCGTTTCCCGGCAGCCGCATTGAAATTGATGTGCAGAATGGCCGTTTCGAGGTGCAATTGCGCCAGCATGGTCTTCTGCGGCCGCTTTCCGCTGCTGAATTATCCGACGGCACCCTGCGTTATCTGCTTTGGACGGCAGCGCTGCTGACGCCGCGACCTCCGGAGTTGATGGTCCTGAACGAGCCGGAGACCAGTCTGCATCCTGATCTTCTCCCAGCACTGTCTCGGCTCATTATCCATGCGGCCGAAGTAGCGCAACTAATCGTCGTGTCCCATTCGCCAGTTCTCATCAAAGCATTTGAAGCGAAGTGCAATCGGCTGCACCTGGAGAAGTCGTTCGGCGAAACCGTGCTGGCGGGCGCCACCCTTTTCAGCACTCCGAAGTGGGAATGGCCGGTGCGTTAG
- a CDS encoding isoprenyl transferase, with protein sequence MLRIDELTSEERAVYNTLKPERLPEHVAIIMDGNGRWAGHRSLKRFLGHQQGAKSVQLVTETASRIGLPWLTLYAFSLENNLRRPRAEVNFLMRLLKSYLESNVQRMNDNNVRIRYIGRVHELPREVQDKMRWAEEETARNTGTTLTLALNYGARSELVDACRALAKEVHDKNLSPDRISEEDVHRHLYTSRMPDPDLLIRTSGEMRISNFLLWQIAYTEIFVTERLWPDFRGIHLLEAIAAFQQRERRYGGLSENVGEVEEDPEQIKIAAS encoded by the coding sequence ATGCTGCGGATCGATGAGCTGACCTCAGAAGAGCGCGCGGTCTACAACACGCTCAAGCCTGAGCGCCTGCCGGAGCACGTCGCCATCATCATGGATGGTAACGGCCGCTGGGCTGGCCACCGATCGCTGAAGCGTTTTCTGGGCCATCAGCAGGGTGCCAAGAGCGTCCAGCTGGTTACTGAGACGGCTTCGCGTATTGGACTTCCGTGGCTCACTCTTTATGCCTTTTCGCTCGAAAACAATCTCCGCCGCCCGCGCGCCGAGGTTAACTTTCTCATGCGCCTGCTGAAGAGCTACCTCGAGAGCAACGTGCAGAGAATGAACGACAACAATGTGCGGATCCGCTACATCGGGCGTGTTCACGAACTGCCGCGTGAAGTGCAGGACAAGATGCGTTGGGCGGAAGAAGAGACGGCGCGCAATACCGGAACGACTCTCACCCTGGCTCTGAATTACGGTGCGCGTTCTGAACTGGTAGACGCATGTCGGGCACTGGCTAAGGAAGTGCACGACAAGAATCTCAGTCCCGATCGCATCAGCGAAGAGGATGTGCATCGGCATCTGTATACGTCGCGCATGCCCGATCCTGATTTGCTGATCCGGACGTCAGGCGAGATGCGCATTTCGAATTTTCTGCTGTGGCAGATCGCGTACACCGAGATCTTTGTGACCGAGCGGCTATGGCCGGATTTTCGCGGTATCCATCTGCTTGAGGCGATTGCTGCCTTCCAGCAGCGCGAGCGCCGCTATGGTGGGCTTAGCGAGAACGTCGGCGAAGTCGAGGAAGATCCCGAACAGATCAAGATCGCCGCTAGCTAG
- a CDS encoding helix-turn-helix transcriptional regulator — protein MATTLISVETREVVRCDYCSLVQYRTSNSMCRKCRRPLDIEEPAPLAPQLVSMPTVAASAEAGLQVAAQVREIRRARHLSQRQLASRMQVPRTYISKIENGKAIPTLGSLERLADALEVDMRQLVRDSRSRRDEEVSAILSDPFLAEIAAMLPHLDSLHRTLLYGSVRDMAAGRRRTA, from the coding sequence ATGGCCACCACTCTTATCAGCGTGGAAACACGCGAAGTTGTGCGGTGCGACTACTGCAGTCTTGTGCAGTACAGAACCAGCAACTCCATGTGCAGAAAGTGCCGGAGGCCCCTTGATATCGAGGAGCCAGCACCCCTAGCCCCACAACTTGTCTCGATGCCCACGGTAGCGGCTTCGGCCGAGGCTGGACTCCAGGTCGCGGCACAGGTGCGCGAAATTCGCCGAGCACGCCACTTAAGCCAGCGGCAACTCGCCAGCCGGATGCAGGTGCCCCGCACTTACATCTCCAAGATCGAGAACGGCAAGGCGATTCCGACGCTTGGTTCTCTTGAGCGCCTGGCGGATGCCCTCGAAGTGGACATGCGCCAGTTGGTGCGTGATTCGCGGAGCCGCCGCGATGAAGAGGTTTCGGCGATCCTGTCGGATCCGTTCCTGGCAGAGATCGCGGCGATGCTGCCGCATCTTGACTCGCTGCACCGGACGCTGCTGTATGGCTCAGTGCGCGATATGGCTGCGGGACGACGCCGCACCGCCTAA
- a CDS encoding HAD family hydrolase — translation MTDIENREQKFDRERAWQLLTEWTQSESLRKHAIAVEICLTACGEAEADRLGLSGDERTNLIELYTTTGLLHDYDYERHPTAEEHPFVGVRELERQGWSPELRTAILGHAQYSGVPRVTHLDKALFACDELAGFLTACALVKPTKAIADVEVPSVRKKMKDKAFARGVNREDVIQGAAELGVDLDAHIAFCLEAMKKRAGELGL, via the coding sequence ATGACTGACATCGAAAATAGAGAGCAAAAGTTCGACCGCGAACGGGCTTGGCAGCTCCTCACCGAGTGGACGCAAAGTGAGAGCTTGCGCAAGCACGCCATCGCCGTAGAGATCTGTTTAACGGCTTGCGGCGAAGCAGAAGCCGACCGCCTCGGCCTCTCTGGCGATGAACGCACAAACTTGATCGAGCTCTACACCACTACCGGTCTGCTGCACGACTACGACTACGAGCGCCACCCGACTGCCGAAGAGCATCCCTTCGTAGGCGTACGCGAATTGGAGCGGCAGGGCTGGTCGCCCGAACTCCGCACAGCCATTCTGGGGCATGCGCAATATTCCGGCGTTCCCCGCGTGACGCATTTAGATAAAGCGCTGTTTGCCTGCGACGAGCTCGCCGGCTTCCTCACCGCCTGCGCACTCGTAAAGCCCACCAAGGCTATCGCCGACGTGGAAGTTCCAAGCGTGCGCAAGAAAATGAAGGACAAAGCGTTCGCCCGCGGCGTCAACCGCGAAGATGTGATCCAGGGCGCAGCCGAACTCGGTGTCGACCTCGACGCACACATCGCGTTTTGTCTCGAAGCGATGAAGAAGAGGGCAGGCGAACTGGGGCTCTGA